Proteins encoded in a region of the Altererythrobacter ishigakiensis genome:
- a CDS encoding c-type cytochrome produces the protein MMKKFHLGLAASASALLLVACGGGATDDASEPAAETEAPAETTTEAAAEEEAPAAPAADDVATVDGTTLADFTGDAAAGEKVFIQCQACHVLDEGVNRVGPSLAGIVGRTAGSVEGFNYTDANANSGITWTPEKMFQYLENPQRVIPGTRMAFAGLKDGQDRADIIAYLQAN, from the coding sequence ATGATGAAGAAATTTCACCTTGGTCTGGCAGCTAGCGCATCTGCGCTTCTCCTAGTCGCGTGCGGTGGCGGTGCCACCGATGACGCATCAGAACCGGCAGCAGAAACCGAAGCACCGGCAGAAACCACCACTGAAGCAGCAGCTGAAGAAGAAGCGCCAGCTGCTCCTGCAGCTGACGATGTGGCAACCGTTGACGGCACTACGTTGGCAGATTTTACCGGCGACGCAGCGGCTGGTGAGAAGGTTTTCATTCAGTGTCAGGCCTGTCACGTGCTTGATGAAGGCGTGAACCGTGTCGGCCCATCGCTCGCGGGTATTGTTGGTCGCACCGCTGGCTCTGTTGAAGGTTTTAACTACACCGATGCGAACGCGAACAGCGGCATCACCTGGACCCCTGAAAAGATGTTCCAGTATCTGGAAAACCCGCAGCGGGTGATTCCGGGTACGCGAATGGCATTTGCGGGTCTGAAGGATGGACAGGACCGCGCAGACATTATTGCATATCTGCAAGCGAACTAA
- the hemA gene encoding 5-aminolevulinate synthase, which yields MDFDAFFKEQLDEIREDGRYRVFTDIKRHRGSFPHATRFIEDETQAVTVWCSNDYLGMGQHPVVLEAMHSVIDECGAGAGGTRNISGTNHYHVELERELADLHGKESALLFTSGYVSNWAGLGTLASKIPGCVVFSDALNHASMIEGIRHSRAPYKIWNHNDVEDLDRKLSDFGPDVPKLVAFESVYSMDGDIAPIAEILDVCEKHGAMSYIDEVHAVGLYGPRGGGVAEREGLMDRITVIEGTLGKAFGVMGGYIAASADLVDFVRSFASGFIFSTALPPAVAAGAAASIRHLKNSDEEREQQRERVETVRRKLDMLGIPHLPNPSHIIPVMVGDAKKCKMISDWLMDNHGIYVQPINYPTVPVGTERLRLTPSPVHNDGDIDRLIHALSDIWSQCELARGSIAA from the coding sequence ATGGATTTCGATGCCTTTTTCAAGGAGCAGCTTGACGAGATTCGCGAAGACGGGCGTTATCGCGTCTTTACCGATATCAAGCGGCACCGTGGGTCTTTCCCGCATGCAACACGCTTTATCGAAGATGAAACCCAGGCTGTAACTGTTTGGTGCTCGAACGATTATCTGGGCATGGGGCAGCATCCGGTCGTGCTCGAGGCGATGCACAGTGTGATTGATGAATGTGGCGCTGGCGCTGGCGGCACCCGTAATATCTCAGGCACCAACCATTACCATGTTGAATTAGAGCGCGAGCTTGCCGATCTGCACGGCAAGGAAAGCGCCCTGCTGTTCACTTCGGGCTATGTTTCGAACTGGGCAGGGCTGGGCACGCTGGCATCCAAGATTCCCGGCTGCGTGGTGTTCTCGGACGCTCTGAATCATGCTTCGATGATCGAAGGAATTCGCCATAGCCGTGCGCCCTACAAGATATGGAACCACAACGATGTGGAGGATCTGGATCGCAAGCTGTCTGACTTCGGACCGGACGTGCCCAAGCTGGTTGCATTCGAAAGCGTCTATTCAATGGACGGTGATATCGCGCCGATCGCGGAAATCCTTGATGTGTGCGAAAAGCATGGCGCGATGAGCTACATCGATGAAGTTCATGCAGTAGGCCTTTATGGTCCGCGCGGCGGGGGTGTCGCTGAACGTGAAGGTTTGATGGACCGGATCACTGTCATTGAAGGTACGCTGGGTAAGGCTTTTGGCGTGATGGGCGGCTATATTGCTGCGTCAGCAGATCTGGTTGATTTCGTACGCAGCTTCGCAAGCGGTTTCATCTTCAGCACAGCGTTGCCACCTGCGGTTGCTGCGGGTGCGGCGGCAAGCATCCGCCACCTGAAAAACAGCGATGAAGAACGTGAACAACAGCGTGAGCGGGTTGAAACGGTGCGGCGCAAGCTCGACATGCTGGGAATCCCGCACTTGCCCAATCCCAGTCACATAATTCCGGTTATGGTTGGCGACGCCAAGAAGTGCAAAATGATCAGCGATTGGCTGATGGACAACCATGGCATCTATGTACAGCCGATCAACTATCCGACAGTGCCAGTTGGAACCGAACGGCTGCGGCTCACCCCGTCGCCAGTGCATAACGATGGTGACATCGACCGCCTGATCCATGCATTGAGCGATATCTGGTCTCAGTGCGAGTTGGCACGGGGCTCAATCGCCGCCTGA
- a CDS encoding TIR domain-containing protein — protein MPQIFISYARSAEAEVRTVVGWLEGAGYDVWWDRHLLANRSFSDAIEEQLDASDMVLVLWSKDAAASEWVRAEADFARHNKKLVQASIDGTLPPLPFNQFHCEQIRISRNGDNSEGWKKLLDAFAHRGAEAPYQSRSIPTQRISRRSALAMGGVGSLVIAAGGYAMWSSGLIGGTGESKRLAVMPFRVIGDGAAQSRLAEGFAIEIRSILARNPLLHVAARVSSDAFRDQTATAGEICEKLNVDYLLNGDIGVSGGRLVGSAELAEGAAERIVRPFDIDAPLDSLLTIQQSIASQIIERLSGAKNAGISKTETGGTTNVAAYDAFLRGRELYEAGTSEATDRAALAEFENAIRLDPEYAAAFAMRGRTLGLIGNLYGSPDDHDTVFNQAITSAQRAIEIAPRFADGYAVLGFIRFNRQLDVKAAKEPYQRAFELGTGDADILSRYANFCGRCGQFALAREAINAAISLDPLNARVFRFLGNIEYGSGNYEAAIRSYENAQALQNPLSSFHYLVGLSHLAMGDLGKAKRNFEAEDFFVWNKTGLAVVEAKLGNESVARAHLAELKDRQKDKSNYQYLQIHAQLGEREAALAAMNEAWRVRDAGLTQINNDPLLDPLRDHPEFNRLLSQIGFAD, from the coding sequence ATGCCGCAGATCTTCATAAGCTATGCGCGCTCGGCCGAGGCTGAAGTACGGACTGTTGTCGGCTGGCTGGAAGGTGCGGGTTATGATGTCTGGTGGGATCGTCATCTACTGGCCAACAGGTCGTTTTCTGACGCAATCGAAGAGCAACTTGACGCTTCGGATATGGTGCTGGTCCTTTGGTCAAAGGACGCTGCTGCGTCGGAATGGGTCAGAGCGGAAGCCGACTTTGCACGTCATAACAAGAAGCTCGTGCAAGCGAGCATTGATGGGACGTTGCCGCCCCTTCCGTTCAACCAATTCCACTGCGAGCAAATCCGGATCTCCAGAAATGGTGACAATTCCGAAGGCTGGAAAAAACTGCTCGACGCATTTGCGCATCGTGGGGCTGAAGCTCCCTATCAGAGCCGTTCGATCCCAACCCAGCGCATTTCGCGCAGAAGTGCGCTCGCCATGGGCGGGGTTGGAAGCTTGGTCATCGCAGCGGGCGGCTACGCGATGTGGTCTTCAGGACTGATCGGCGGGACCGGGGAAAGCAAGAGGCTGGCGGTTATGCCGTTCCGCGTGATCGGCGACGGGGCTGCACAAAGCCGTTTGGCCGAAGGGTTCGCGATTGAAATCAGGTCAATCCTGGCACGCAATCCGCTATTACATGTCGCGGCCAGGGTTTCATCGGATGCCTTTCGCGACCAAACAGCGACAGCGGGCGAGATTTGCGAGAAACTGAACGTCGACTATCTTCTTAATGGCGATATCGGCGTCTCGGGAGGCAGACTTGTAGGAAGCGCTGAACTGGCCGAGGGTGCGGCCGAGCGAATTGTCCGGCCCTTTGATATCGACGCTCCTTTAGACAGCCTTCTTACAATTCAGCAATCGATCGCATCGCAAATCATTGAGCGATTGTCAGGCGCGAAGAATGCCGGCATTTCCAAGACAGAAACGGGTGGGACGACAAACGTCGCGGCTTATGATGCTTTTCTGCGTGGGCGAGAACTTTACGAAGCAGGCACAAGCGAAGCGACAGACCGCGCCGCACTCGCAGAATTCGAAAATGCAATCAGGCTTGATCCCGAGTATGCAGCTGCATTCGCAATGCGCGGCCGTACCTTGGGCTTGATCGGCAATCTCTATGGCAGTCCGGATGATCACGATACAGTGTTCAATCAAGCGATTACGTCAGCGCAGCGTGCGATAGAAATCGCTCCCCGGTTTGCCGATGGTTATGCGGTGTTGGGTTTTATCCGATTCAACCGCCAACTGGACGTGAAAGCTGCAAAGGAACCTTACCAACGCGCGTTCGAACTGGGCACCGGTGACGCGGATATTCTCAGCAGATATGCCAACTTCTGTGGCAGATGCGGGCAGTTTGCTTTGGCTCGAGAAGCAATCAACGCCGCGATCAGCCTTGATCCTTTGAACGCCCGCGTGTTCCGCTTTCTCGGCAACATCGAATACGGCTCTGGTAATTATGAAGCTGCAATCCGCAGTTACGAGAACGCGCAAGCACTTCAAAATCCGCTATCCAGCTTTCATTATCTTGTCGGATTATCGCATTTGGCGATGGGTGATCTTGGAAAAGCAAAGAGAAACTTCGAGGCGGAAGATTTCTTTGTTTGGAACAAGACGGGCCTTGCGGTGGTCGAGGCGAAACTAGGTAATGAGTCGGTAGCGAGAGCGCACCTGGCCGAGCTAAAGGACCGACAGAAAGACAAGAGCAATTATCAGTATCTGCAAATACACGCGCAACTTGGCGAGAGGGAGGCGGCCCTCGCTGCAATGAATGAGGCGTGGCGCGTTCGTGATGCGGGGCTGACGCAAATCAACAACGATCCGCTGCTCGACCCTCTACGGGATCATCCGGAGTTCAACCGCCTGTTGAGCCAAATTGGCTTTGCTGACTAG